A DNA window from Undibacterium sp. YM2 contains the following coding sequences:
- a CDS encoding DUF2339 domain-containing protein, with product MWFVGAIIGFILGVATGSGAAMFFFALTGGFVGYLIASSRKTNTNTKPVANKPINQPAQNKPVDAMAEMRQKIFTLEHRLQTLEREMAELKAGGVIIKNVAAQPEPVSQPAAEETAVAEPQVALAAAKAADASTSVAVPLTTAFGSQAEAVTADAQENAQPPALDLEIQPLEEAILAKEISAVVTEQVTPMTVAQVTEPLATVEAAAIESPIVSPAIVKPPASKRPPPPPPKTLRESLPAPLAKLIFGGNALVKVGVLILFLGLAFLLRYTAERVTVPVELRYAGVALSGVVLLALGWFLRSKRRDYALILQGMAIGVFYLTTLSAMKLHALISPDVGFGFLFLVSVLSAILAVLQNAPVLAIVAAIEGFATPVLISTGENRPLGLFTYMAVLDIGIFVVAWFNAWRVLNLIGFVGTFTLALGWAERSYTDSQYSIVQPFLIFFFVLFALIGLLFARRTLKEAEVQEGPLDTLKRVGRVDSALVFGNPITAFGMQYMLVKHTEFGAAFSALAVGFFYLLLARFVFSKARQGLALLAEAYVIVAAIFATLAIPLGLEGAWTGAAWAIEGAGMYWLGIRQQRPYARGFAYVVMVGAAYKLLHGIYVNPEATGPLLQGGLLGPVLLAISCFVVWNLHRKAKPENIASWETMPNAALPWLGTASLALLPWMLLVPQFAAAAMAVMALLVSAIARRYVLKAFEHISATLQAVALASFMLTLHVAANGNAALEDGWKGGLAALIIAGSILFSAGRSMVATKQTAQAQSLPPAWSIWNQVAIVSGSALLHLAMLFAINLTQASLIWPLTACLLLWVGLRMSHGALAGFSAALQVIAAGLCLVEPGKYQGTAFAHLGFLVPLSLAVSAWLSADLIRAEAARMRTVLLDLSGFGHAAKPDEVNTSGQKLPSVWLNPWCNSKLALGLPVVWGLVLWLSAWFPESLEALVRTDHRNYSSTVAIVIGLVSSVLMAALAGWRHWPQMGFATIVTLPLLIFAGLIGMVGADGSYLPSANLGWLAWPLALAWHLQLLKKQQNWMAASSPLLSLTHIAGFWFFLLLAAREGQARLAPLADTWSSWPLLGWVLVPALVFWFIGAKPLAVRWPLNSYRKAYIEQACAPVALYLLAWCWLTNAFSAGDASPLPYLPLLNPLELGQWLVLASLLHWWRALPLAALKTDTKHAATALVAATALALLTGMVLRSCHHFAGVPWDADALFASRLSQAAVSITWAICSVAVMLFGNRRMSRSTWIAGAALLGVVVVKLFLIELADRGDVYRIVSFIGVGILVLVVAYFAPVPVKPKEPQTTLAEDSDAPEDQGKAS from the coding sequence ATGTGGTTTGTGGGCGCAATCATAGGCTTTATTTTGGGCGTGGCGACCGGTTCTGGTGCCGCCATGTTCTTTTTTGCTTTGACCGGCGGCTTTGTTGGATATCTGATCGCCAGTTCGCGCAAGACTAATACCAATACCAAGCCGGTGGCGAATAAACCAATAAACCAGCCTGCACAAAACAAACCTGTCGATGCAATGGCAGAGATGCGCCAGAAAATCTTCACGCTTGAACACCGGCTGCAAACGCTGGAACGTGAAATGGCCGAGCTCAAAGCCGGCGGCGTGATCATCAAGAATGTCGCAGCACAGCCAGAACCGGTAAGTCAGCCGGCTGCAGAAGAAACAGCAGTGGCAGAACCCCAGGTAGCCCTTGCTGCTGCAAAAGCAGCCGACGCCAGCACTAGCGTAGCTGTGCCGCTGACAACGGCATTTGGATCACAGGCTGAAGCTGTTACTGCTGACGCGCAAGAGAATGCGCAGCCACCAGCGCTGGACCTGGAGATACAGCCTTTGGAAGAAGCGATACTTGCCAAAGAAATTTCCGCGGTCGTTACAGAGCAAGTCACTCCAATGACAGTGGCTCAAGTTACAGAGCCCTTGGCAACTGTAGAAGCTGCAGCAATTGAATCGCCAATAGTAAGTCCCGCCATCGTAAAACCGCCGGCATCCAAGCGCCCACCACCACCGCCTCCAAAAACCTTGAGAGAAAGCTTGCCTGCACCGCTGGCGAAACTGATTTTTGGTGGTAATGCACTGGTCAAAGTCGGTGTCCTGATCTTGTTCCTGGGCCTGGCCTTCTTGCTGCGCTATACCGCAGAGCGGGTTACGGTGCCGGTGGAGCTGCGTTACGCAGGTGTGGCTCTGTCTGGCGTGGTCTTGCTGGCACTGGGCTGGTTCTTGCGTAGCAAGCGCCGCGACTATGCCTTGATATTGCAAGGCATGGCGATAGGGGTGTTTTACCTGACTACACTGTCAGCAATGAAATTGCATGCGCTTATCAGTCCTGATGTTGGCTTCGGCTTCCTGTTTCTGGTGTCTGTTCTCAGTGCCATATTGGCGGTCTTGCAAAATGCCCCTGTGCTGGCCATTGTTGCCGCAATTGAAGGTTTTGCCACCCCTGTTTTGATTTCCACCGGTGAAAACCGTCCGCTAGGTTTGTTCACATATATGGCCGTGCTGGATATAGGTATCTTCGTGGTCGCCTGGTTTAATGCCTGGCGTGTGCTGAACCTGATCGGTTTTGTTGGTACTTTTACCCTGGCATTGGGCTGGGCTGAGCGGAGTTATACCGATAGCCAGTACAGCATAGTCCAGCCTTTCCTGATTTTTTTCTTCGTCCTGTTTGCCCTGATAGGCTTGCTATTTGCCCGCCGCACTCTGAAAGAAGCGGAAGTACAGGAAGGCCCTTTGGATACCCTGAAGCGGGTAGGGCGAGTTGATAGTGCCCTGGTATTTGGCAATCCCATCACCGCCTTTGGCATGCAATACATGCTGGTCAAACATACCGAGTTTGGTGCAGCCTTTTCAGCACTGGCAGTCGGTTTCTTTTACCTGCTGCTGGCCAGGTTCGTATTTTCCAAAGCCAGGCAGGGATTGGCTCTGCTGGCAGAAGCCTATGTCATCGTGGCTGCCATCTTTGCCACGCTGGCAATACCATTGGGGCTGGAAGGCGCATGGACAGGTGCTGCCTGGGCCATAGAGGGTGCCGGCATGTACTGGCTGGGCATACGCCAGCAGCGTCCTTATGCACGCGGTTTTGCCTATGTTGTCATGGTGGGGGCGGCGTACAAGCTCTTGCATGGTATCTACGTCAATCCCGAGGCAACGGGGCCATTGTTGCAGGGTGGTTTGCTGGGCCCGGTATTGCTGGCAATTAGCTGCTTTGTGGTCTGGAATCTGCATAGAAAAGCCAAACCAGAGAATATTGCGAGCTGGGAAACCATGCCAAATGCAGCCTTGCCGTGGCTGGGTACAGCTTCATTGGCTTTATTGCCCTGGATGTTGCTGGTTCCACAGTTTGCAGCTGCGGCGATGGCTGTCATGGCCTTGCTGGTATCGGCCATTGCCCGTCGTTATGTGCTGAAGGCTTTTGAACATATTTCTGCCACTTTACAGGCGGTAGCGCTGGCGTCTTTCATGCTGACCCTGCATGTTGCCGCCAATGGCAATGCTGCACTGGAAGATGGCTGGAAAGGTGGCCTGGCTGCCCTGATCATTGCTGGCAGCATATTGTTCAGTGCCGGGCGCTCCATGGTGGCGACCAAGCAGACTGCACAGGCGCAATCCTTGCCGCCAGCCTGGTCAATCTGGAACCAGGTGGCCATTGTCAGTGGCAGCGCACTGTTACATCTGGCCATGCTGTTTGCCATCAACCTGACGCAGGCATCATTGATCTGGCCATTAACTGCTTGTCTCTTGCTATGGGTCGGTTTGCGCATGTCGCATGGTGCACTGGCAGGTTTCTCTGCTGCTTTGCAAGTCATTGCGGCTGGGTTGTGCCTGGTGGAACCGGGCAAATACCAGGGCACGGCATTTGCACACCTGGGCTTTTTGGTACCTTTGTCGCTGGCTGTGTCTGCATGGCTCAGTGCTGATCTGATCCGGGCTGAAGCTGCCAGAATGCGTACAGTGTTGCTGGACTTGAGTGGGTTCGGTCATGCTGCAAAACCGGATGAGGTCAATACTTCGGGGCAAAAACTACCATCGGTCTGGCTCAATCCCTGGTGCAACAGCAAGCTGGCGCTTGGTTTGCCAGTTGTATGGGGGCTGGTATTGTGGTTGAGTGCCTGGTTCCCTGAGAGTCTGGAAGCATTGGTGCGCACAGATCACCGCAATTATTCTTCGACCGTTGCTATCGTGATAGGTTTGGTCAGTTCAGTCCTGATGGCGGCTCTGGCAGGCTGGCGTCATTGGCCGCAAATGGGTTTTGCCACGATCGTCACTTTGCCCTTACTGATTTTTGCTGGTTTGATAGGCATGGTCGGCGCGGATGGATCTTATTTGCCATCTGCAAACCTGGGCTGGCTGGCCTGGCCTCTGGCACTGGCCTGGCATTTGCAGCTACTGAAGAAGCAGCAAAACTGGATGGCTGCTTCTTCGCCACTCTTGAGTCTGACGCATATCGCCGGTTTCTGGTTCTTCCTGTTATTGGCAGCCCGCGAAGGTCAGGCACGCCTCGCGCCACTGGCTGATACCTGGTCAAGCTGGCCATTACTGGGTTGGGTGCTGGTGCCTGCGTTGGTCTTCTGGTTCATTGGTGCCAAACCGCTGGCAGTCAGATGGCCGCTCAATTCTTACCGTAAAGCCTATATAGAGCAGGCATGCGCACCCGTTGCCCTGTATTTGCTGGCATGGTGCTGGTTGACCAATGCCTTCAGCGCGGGCGATGCCAGCCCCTTGCCTTATCTGCCTTTACTGAATCCGCTGGAATTGGGGCAATGGCTGGTGCTGGCGTCCTTATTGCACTGGTGGCGCGCTTTACCTCTGGCTGCGCTCAAGACAGACACCAAACATGCTGCGACAGCATTGGTAGCCGCTACAGCCCTGGCTTTGTTGACAGGCATGGTCTTGCGTAGCTGCCATCATTTTGCTGGCGTGCCTTGGGATGCAGATGCCTTGTTTGCTTCGCGCCTGAGTCAGGCTGCTGTTTCCATTACCTGGGCAATTTGTAGTGTGGCTGTCATGTTGTTTGGTAACCGCCGCATGTCACGCAGCACCTGGATAGCTGGTGCTGCCCTCCTGGGCGTCGTGGTAGTGAAACTGTTCCTGATAGAACTGGCAGACCGTGGCGACGTTTACCGTATCGTCTCTTTCATTGGTGTTGGTATCTTGGTGCTGGTGGTTGCTTATTTTGCCCCTGTGCCTGTCAAGCCCAAAGAGCCACAAACGACATTGGCAGAGGATAGTGACGCACCGGAAGATCAGGGGAAGGCATCATGA
- the zapE gene encoding cell division protein ZapE: MNVIEYYQDALSQRGFQADEAQKRAVDRLQTAYEEWVEYKGKRANKFTRLITRPEVPRGVYMWGGVGRGKSFLMDSFYSVVPVVRKTRLHFHEFMRAVHRQLDELKGVADPLDEVARRIAKKYRLICFDEFHVSDVADAMLLYNLLNALFENGVSFVMTSNYQPDTLYPDGLHRDRMLPTIALLKEKLDILNVDSGNDYRKRALEQVQAYLTPLSAATDKTLRDIFARVAETSDEDPQVDIEGRKLKSLRRAGSVIWFDFATLCGGPRSQNDYLEIASRFHTVVLSSIPRMSAAMSSEARRFTWLIDVFYDNKVKLIMSAEVPPEELYTNGTLSNEFHRTVSRIIEMQSKEYMDADQRQLAENIA; the protein is encoded by the coding sequence ATGAATGTCATAGAGTATTATCAGGATGCCTTGAGTCAGCGCGGTTTTCAGGCCGATGAGGCGCAAAAGCGCGCAGTTGATCGCTTGCAGACAGCCTATGAAGAATGGGTGGAGTACAAGGGCAAGCGTGCGAATAAATTTACCCGTCTGATCACCCGTCCTGAAGTACCGCGTGGCGTTTATATGTGGGGCGGAGTCGGGCGCGGCAAATCATTTTTGATGGACAGTTTTTATTCAGTTGTGCCAGTGGTGCGCAAAACCCGCCTGCATTTCCATGAATTCATGCGCGCCGTGCACAGGCAGTTGGACGAACTCAAAGGAGTCGCTGATCCGCTCGATGAAGTGGCACGCAGGATCGCCAAGAAATATCGTCTGATTTGCTTTGATGAATTTCATGTGTCTGACGTGGCAGACGCGATGTTGTTGTATAACTTGCTCAATGCCCTGTTTGAAAATGGCGTGTCCTTCGTCATGACATCGAATTACCAGCCTGATACTTTGTATCCAGATGGCTTGCATCGCGACCGCATGCTGCCAACGATTGCCTTGCTGAAAGAAAAACTCGATATCCTAAATGTAGATTCCGGCAATGATTATCGCAAGCGTGCTCTGGAACAGGTACAGGCCTACCTGACACCATTGAGTGCAGCTACGGACAAGACTTTGCGCGATATTTTTGCCCGGGTTGCAGAAACCAGTGATGAAGACCCGCAAGTCGATATCGAGGGGCGCAAGCTCAAGTCCTTGCGCCGTGCTGGCAGCGTGATCTGGTTTGACTTTGCCACTTTATGTGGCGGACCACGCTCGCAAAATGATTATCTCGAAATCGCCAGTCGCTTTCATACTGTTGTTTTGTCGTCGATTCCGCGCATGTCGGCAGCCATGTCTTCCGAGGCCAGGCGTTTCACCTGGCTCATAGACGTGTTTTACGATAACAAAGTGAAACTGATTATGTCGGCAGAAGTGCCGCCTGAGGAACTTTATACCAATGGTACCTTGTCTAATGAGTTTCACAGAACAGTGTCACGCATCATAGAAATGCAATCAAAAGAATACATGGATGCTGACCAACGCCAACTTGCGGAGAATATTGCCTGA
- the lpdA gene encoding dihydrolipoyl dehydrogenase, whose amino-acid sequence MSKQFDVVVIGGGPGGYIAAIRAAQLGFSTACIDAWTNEKGGPAPGGTCTNVGCIPSKALLQSSEHYEHAGHAFADHGINVQGLGLDVAKMLGRKNTIVKQNNDGILFLFKKNKVTFFHGHGSFVKGDAAGYEIKVAGKTEETITGKHIIVATGSNARALPGAAFDETTILSNDGALKIAEVPKKLGVIGAGVIGLEMGSVWRRLGAEVTVLEALPTFLGAVDEQIAKEAHKLFVKQGLSINLGVKIGEIVNGGSDVTVNYTDDKGAEHKAVFDKLIISIGRTPNTNGLNAEAVGLQLDERGFIAVDGDCKTNLANVWAVGDVVRGPMLAHKAEEEGVAVAERIAGQHGHVNFNTIPWVIYTSPEIAWVGRTEQQLKADGVAYKAGTFPFMANGRARALGDTSGMVKFLADATTDEILGVHIVGPMASELISEAVVAMEFKASAEDIARICHAHPSLSEATKEAALAVDKRSLNF is encoded by the coding sequence ATGAGCAAACAATTTGACGTCGTCGTTATCGGTGGTGGCCCTGGTGGCTACATCGCCGCAATCCGCGCTGCCCAACTGGGATTTTCTACTGCCTGTATCGATGCATGGACCAATGAAAAAGGTGGCCCGGCTCCAGGTGGTACATGCACTAACGTAGGTTGCATTCCATCCAAGGCTCTGTTGCAGTCTTCCGAGCATTATGAGCATGCTGGTCATGCTTTCGCTGACCACGGTATCAATGTACAAGGCCTGGGTCTGGATGTGGCCAAGATGCTGGGTCGCAAGAACACTATCGTCAAGCAAAACAATGACGGTATCCTGTTCCTGTTTAAAAAGAATAAAGTGACTTTCTTTCACGGCCATGGTTCTTTTGTTAAAGGCGATGCCGCCGGTTACGAAATCAAGGTTGCTGGCAAGACAGAAGAAACCATCACTGGCAAACACATCATCGTGGCGACTGGCTCGAATGCACGTGCATTGCCTGGTGCTGCATTTGACGAAACGACTATCCTGTCGAACGATGGCGCATTGAAGATCGCAGAAGTGCCGAAAAAACTCGGCGTGATCGGCGCTGGTGTGATTGGTCTGGAAATGGGTAGCGTCTGGCGTCGTCTGGGCGCTGAAGTGACAGTGCTGGAAGCATTGCCGACTTTCCTCGGCGCTGTGGATGAACAAATCGCTAAAGAAGCACACAAACTGTTCGTCAAACAAGGCCTGTCCATCAATCTGGGCGTCAAGATAGGTGAAATCGTCAACGGTGGCAGCGATGTGACTGTCAACTACACTGACGACAAGGGCGCTGAGCACAAGGCAGTGTTCGACAAACTGATCATCTCTATTGGCCGTACACCTAACACCAATGGTTTGAATGCAGAAGCTGTTGGCCTGCAACTGGATGAACGTGGTTTCATCGCGGTGGATGGTGATTGCAAAACGAACCTGGCCAATGTCTGGGCCGTCGGTGACGTGGTACGTGGCCCTATGCTGGCACACAAGGCAGAAGAAGAGGGTGTTGCCGTGGCTGAGCGTATCGCCGGTCAGCATGGTCATGTGAACTTCAATACCATCCCATGGGTCATCTACACATCTCCGGAAATCGCATGGGTAGGCCGTACTGAGCAGCAATTGAAGGCTGATGGCGTGGCTTACAAAGCCGGTACTTTCCCATTCATGGCGAATGGCCGTGCCCGTGCGCTGGGTGATACTTCAGGTATGGTCAAGTTCCTGGCAGATGCCACGACAGATGAAATCCTCGGCGTGCACATCGTTGGTCCTATGGCATCTGAATTGATTTCCGAAGCTGTAGTGGCGATGGAATTCAAGGCATCGGCAGAAGACATCGCCCGTATTTGCCATGCACATCCATCTCTGTCTGAAGCAACGAAAGAAGCAGCATTGGCAGTCGATAAGCGTTCATTGAATTTCTGA
- a CDS encoding PspC domain-containing protein, which produces MNIADEIKRLHELHQAGALSDAEFAQAKARLLATGDTSASGNQQSQGFNHLNQFRRSKSDQWLGGICGGLGQFTGLDSWIWRLMFVFFSLYFGAGAVAYLLAWIFIPEES; this is translated from the coding sequence GTGAATATCGCTGACGAAATCAAACGTCTGCATGAACTGCATCAGGCAGGAGCCCTGTCTGATGCAGAATTTGCACAAGCCAAAGCCAGATTGCTGGCAACTGGTGACACTTCCGCATCCGGCAATCAACAGAGCCAGGGCTTTAATCATTTGAACCAGTTCCGCCGGTCAAAAAGTGACCAGTGGCTGGGTGGTATCTGTGGTGGTCTTGGACAGTTTACTGGCCTGGATTCCTGGATATGGCGTTTGATGTTTGTCTTCTTCAGTCTTTACTTTGGCGCTGGCGCAGTGGCTTATTTGCTGGCCTGGATCTTCATCCCCGAAGAGAGCTGA
- the odhB gene encoding 2-oxoglutarate dehydrogenase complex dihydrolipoyllysine-residue succinyltransferase: MAIIEVKVPQLSESVAEATLLSWHKKVGEAVGRDENLIDVETDKVVLELPAPDAGVITQIIKGDGSTVVAGEVIAILDTAASAGTAATPAAAPVAAAPAAVAAASSDAKSSAGVAMPAAAKILSENNLTAAQVDGSGKDGRVTKGDALAAVAAKPAAAPAVAPLAAPAAGKPALQQVAAPAIASLGDRPEERVPMSRLRARIAERLVQSQSTNAILTTFNEVNMAPVMDLRNKYKDKFEKEHGVKLGFMSFFVKAAVAALKKYPIINASVDGNDIVYHGYFDIGIAVGSPRGLVVPILRNADQMTIAEIEKKIGEFGAKAKDGKLTLDDLSGGTFSISNGGTFGSMLSTPIINPPQSAILGVHATKDRAVVENGQIVIRPMNYLAMSYDHRIIDGREAVLGLVAMKDALEDPARLLLDL, translated from the coding sequence ATGGCAATTATCGAAGTAAAAGTTCCTCAGTTATCTGAGTCCGTCGCAGAAGCAACCCTGTTGTCCTGGCATAAAAAAGTTGGCGAAGCAGTTGGCCGTGACGAAAACCTGATCGACGTGGAAACTGACAAAGTCGTACTGGAGCTGCCAGCCCCAGATGCTGGCGTGATCACACAAATCATCAAGGGTGATGGCAGCACGGTTGTTGCTGGCGAAGTTATCGCTATCCTGGATACAGCCGCAAGTGCCGGTACTGCAGCAACTCCAGCAGCGGCACCAGTTGCTGCTGCGCCTGCCGCAGTTGCGGCAGCTTCTTCTGACGCAAAATCTTCTGCTGGCGTGGCAATGCCTGCAGCAGCAAAAATCCTGTCAGAAAACAATCTGACTGCAGCTCAAGTTGACGGCTCCGGCAAAGATGGCCGTGTTACCAAAGGTGATGCACTGGCAGCCGTAGCCGCCAAACCTGCTGCGGCACCAGCAGTTGCACCTCTGGCTGCTCCTGCAGCTGGCAAGCCAGCACTACAACAAGTTGCTGCACCAGCTATCGCCAGCCTGGGTGACCGTCCTGAAGAGCGCGTACCGATGAGCCGTTTGCGTGCCCGTATCGCTGAACGTCTGGTGCAATCGCAATCGACCAACGCTATTTTGACAACTTTCAACGAAGTCAACATGGCACCTGTCATGGACTTGCGTAACAAGTACAAAGACAAGTTTGAAAAAGAACACGGCGTGAAACTGGGTTTCATGTCTTTCTTCGTCAAGGCTGCCGTTGCTGCATTGAAAAAATACCCTATCATCAACGCTTCTGTTGACGGTAACGACATCGTTTACCACGGTTACTTCGACATCGGTATCGCTGTTGGTTCCCCACGCGGTCTGGTAGTACCTATCCTGCGCAATGCGGACCAAATGACGATTGCTGAGATCGAGAAGAAAATCGGTGAATTCGGTGCCAAGGCAAAAGACGGCAAACTGACACTGGACGATCTGTCTGGCGGTACTTTCTCCATCTCGAATGGTGGTACTTTCGGATCCATGTTGTCTACACCTATTATCAACCCACCACAATCCGCAATTCTGGGCGTGCATGCGACCAAGGACCGTGCCGTGGTTGAAAATGGCCAGATCGTGATCCGTCCTATGAATTACCTGGCAATGTCTTATGACCATCGCATCATTGACGGTCGTGAAGCAGTTCTGGGTCTGGTGGCAATGAAAGACGCGCTGGAAGATCCAGCCCGCCTGTTGCTTGATCTGTAA
- a CDS encoding 2-oxoglutarate dehydrogenase E1 component has translation MMQQYNANSYLFGGNAPYVEELYEAYLNNPGSVPDNWRAYFDAMQNVPAVDGSAKPDVAHAPVIASFAERAKQGPIRTVNATADAEMGRKRVAAQQLIAAYRFLGSHWANLDPLQRQERPSIPELEPSFYGFTDADMDIQFNISNTYFGPETASLRDLLNALRDTYCRSIGAEFMYISDPTEKRWLQQKLEAIRSTPSFSPEKKKHILDRLTAAEGLERYLHTKYVGQKRFSLEGGESFIASMDETIQRAGERGVEEIVIGMAHRGRLNVLVNTLGKMPQDLFAEFEGKHGDDLPAGDVKYHQGFSSDISTPGGPVHLSLAFNPSHLEIVNPVVEGSVKARMDRRGDKDGSQVLPILVHGDAAFAGQGVVMETLNLAQTRGYGTGGTVHIVINNQIGFTTSDPRDSRSTLYCSDVVKMIEAPVLHVNADDPEAVVLATQIALDYRMEFKKDVVVDIICYRKLGHNEQDTPALTQPLMYKKIGQHPGTRRMYADKLSAQGTIPADGGDQMVKAYRDAMDAGKHTHDPVISNFKNKYAVDWIPFLNRKWTDAADTAVPSTELKRLAERITVVPEGFKPHSLVEKVLGDRAAMGRGDMNLDWGMGEHLAYASLVSSGYAIRLTGQDAGRGTFVHRHAVLHDQNRERWDAGTYIPLQNISDKQAPFTVIDSVLSEEAVLGFEYGYSTAEPNTLTIWEAQFGDFANGAQVVIDQFISSGEVKWGRASGLVMMLPHGYEGQGPEHSSARPERFLQLCADNNMQVVQPTTAAQIFHLLRRQMIRMFRKPLVIMTPKSLLRNKDAGSPLSDLAKGSFHTVIGEVDEKIDAKKVKRVIACSGKVYFDLVNARKERGQTDTAIIRVEQLYPFPHKSFAAELKKFPNMAELVWAQDEPQNQGPWFQIQHNIFESLEEGQKLAYAGRPASASPAVGYYDKHYAQQKALLETAFSKLKGFVLTK, from the coding sequence ATGATGCAACAATATAACGCTAACTCGTACTTGTTCGGCGGCAATGCGCCGTATGTAGAAGAACTGTATGAAGCGTACCTGAATAATCCCGGTTCTGTTCCTGACAACTGGCGCGCATATTTCGACGCCATGCAAAACGTGCCTGCCGTTGATGGCTCAGCCAAACCAGACGTCGCCCACGCACCTGTTATTGCATCGTTTGCAGAACGTGCCAAGCAAGGTCCGATACGCACAGTCAATGCGACTGCTGATGCTGAAATGGGACGCAAACGCGTCGCTGCCCAGCAACTGATCGCAGCTTATCGCTTCCTCGGCAGCCACTGGGCCAATCTGGACCCGCTGCAACGCCAGGAGCGCCCAAGTATTCCAGAGCTGGAACCAAGTTTCTACGGTTTTACCGATGCCGATATGGACATACAGTTCAATATCAGCAATACCTATTTCGGGCCAGAAACAGCATCATTGCGCGACCTTTTGAATGCCCTGCGTGACACTTATTGCCGTTCCATCGGCGCTGAGTTCATGTACATCAGCGACCCGACAGAAAAGCGCTGGTTGCAACAAAAGCTGGAGGCGATACGCTCCACGCCATCTTTCTCTCCTGAAAAGAAAAAACATATCCTCGACCGCCTGACTGCGGCTGAGGGCTTGGAGCGCTATCTGCATACCAAATATGTTGGTCAGAAGCGCTTCTCCCTGGAAGGCGGCGAAAGCTTTATCGCCTCCATGGATGAAACTATCCAGCGCGCCGGTGAGCGCGGTGTCGAAGAAATCGTTATCGGTATGGCTCACCGTGGCCGTCTGAACGTACTGGTCAACACCCTGGGCAAAATGCCTCAGGACCTGTTCGCTGAATTTGAGGGCAAACACGGTGATGACTTGCCAGCTGGCGACGTTAAATACCATCAAGGCTTCTCCTCTGATATCTCGACTCCAGGTGGCCCGGTTCACTTATCCCTGGCGTTTAATCCTTCCCATCTGGAAATCGTTAATCCAGTGGTTGAGGGTTCTGTCAAAGCGCGTATGGATCGTCGCGGTGACAAAGATGGCTCACAAGTCTTGCCTATCCTGGTACACGGCGACGCCGCGTTTGCAGGGCAGGGCGTAGTCATGGAAACCCTGAACCTGGCGCAAACACGCGGCTATGGTACAGGTGGCACCGTGCATATCGTCATCAATAACCAGATCGGTTTCACGACTTCTGATCCACGCGATTCACGTTCTACCCTGTATTGCTCCGACGTCGTCAAGATGATTGAAGCACCGGTATTGCACGTCAATGCGGATGATCCTGAAGCAGTAGTCCTGGCGACCCAGATCGCTCTGGATTACCGTATGGAATTCAAGAAAGACGTTGTCGTTGATATCATCTGCTACCGCAAATTGGGTCACAACGAGCAAGATACACCTGCACTGACTCAGCCTTTGATGTACAAGAAGATTGGTCAGCATCCAGGCACGCGCCGTATGTATGCAGACAAATTGTCTGCGCAAGGTACTATCCCTGCGGATGGCGGCGATCAGATGGTCAAGGCTTACCGTGATGCCATGGATGCAGGCAAGCATACGCATGACCCTGTCATCTCCAACTTTAAAAACAAGTACGCTGTTGACTGGATTCCTTTCCTCAACCGTAAATGGACAGATGCTGCTGACACAGCTGTGCCATCCACGGAATTGAAACGTCTGGCTGAACGTATTACTGTCGTACCTGAAGGTTTCAAGCCGCATAGCCTGGTAGAAAAAGTATTGGGTGACCGTGCAGCCATGGGCCGTGGTGACATGAACCTGGACTGGGGTATGGGCGAGCATCTGGCTTACGCATCCCTGGTTTCTTCCGGTTATGCCATCCGTCTGACAGGCCAGGATGCAGGTCGTGGCACTTTCGTTCACCGCCACGCTGTATTGCATGATCAAAACCGTGAACGCTGGGATGCGGGTACGTATATCCCTCTGCAAAACATTTCTGACAAGCAGGCACCATTCACAGTCATTGACTCCGTTTTGTCTGAAGAAGCGGTATTGGGTTTTGAATACGGTTACTCCACAGCAGAGCCAAATACACTGACTATCTGGGAAGCACAATTCGGCGATTTCGCCAATGGTGCCCAGGTTGTTATCGATCAGTTCATCAGTTCTGGTGAAGTGAAATGGGGCCGTGCATCCGGTCTGGTCATGATGCTGCCACACGGTTATGAAGGCCAGGGTCCAGAGCACTCATCTGCACGCCCTGAGCGCTTCCTGCAACTGTGTGCTGACAATAATATGCAAGTGGTACAGCCTACGACTGCAGCGCAGATTTTCCATCTGTTGCGTCGTCAGATGATACGCATGTTCCGCAAACCTCTGGTTATCATGACACCTAAGTCCCTGTTGCGTAACAAGGATGCAGGTTCACCTTTGTCTGACCTGGCGAAGGGTAGCTTCCACACCGTTATCGGTGAAGTGGATGAAAAGATCGATGCGAAGAAAGTCAAACGTGTTATCGCTTGCTCTGGCAAAGTGTATTTCGACCTGGTCAATGCACGTAAAGAGCGTGGTCAGACAGATACAGCGATTATCCGTGTTGAACAACTGTATCCTTTCCCGCATAAGAGTTTTGCCGCAGAACTGAAAAAATTCCCGAACATGGCGGAATTGGTCTGGGCACAAGACGAGCCGCAAAATCAGGGACCATGGTTCCAGATCCAGCACAATATTTTTGAAAGCCTGGAAGAAGGTCAAAAACTTGCTTATGCAGGTCGTCCAGCCAGTGCATCGCCTGCTGTCGGTTACTATGACAAGCACTATGCACAACAAAAAGCATTGCTGGAAACGGCATTTTCCAAACTCAAAGGCTTTGTCCTGACCAAATAA